Within the Erigeron canadensis isolate Cc75 chromosome 6, C_canadensis_v1, whole genome shotgun sequence genome, the region TAATTATGTATGTCATTATGTAAATAGTATATTTTTCTGTATAGCTagaaagttttcatttttcttagttCATCAAAGTCTCTGCCAGATCTTTTCAAATGTTGGTGTGGCTAAAGATGTCGATAAATCCTAATCAGaatctatataaaaaatatcaaatttgtgTTATTTCTCAGGGAGTTTAAAAGAATCAGCGGATTCACAAACCTTTGAGTCTATGTTCAAGATGTCAATGAAAACGTTTGACTATATCTGTTCgcttgtaaaagaaaaaatgatggCCAAGACTACAAGTTTAACTGACGTCAACGGAAATCCGTTGAGCCTTTATGATAAGGTTGCCATTGTTTTAACAAGGTTAGGGTCTGGTGAATCTTTGAAATGGGTCGGACGTTCACTTAATCTAAACCAAACCACGGTTGCTCAGCTAACTAAACGGTTCGTGGATACTCTGATAATTCAAGGACTCTCCCATCTCGAATGGTCTTCAACTGAATGTGCGATGGATGACATAAAACGTAAGCTTGAAAAGGTTGGAGGTCTTCCAAATTGCTGTGGTGCAATCGACACCACTCACGTTTTGATGTCTCTCTCCAACGCAGACAGGTCAACTAACGTTTGGTGTGATCGTGAGAAAAATCAAAGTATGACTATTCAAGCAATTGTGGATGCTGATTTGAAATTCCGTGATATTGTTGCCGGGTGTCCAGGAAGATTAACTGATGAGCACATCCATAAACAGTCAGCATTTTTCGAAAGATGTAAAGAAGGGGAGAGATTAAAcgggaaaaaaagaaaactatcaGTAGGAATTGAAATAGAAGAATATATAGTTGGTAGTTCAGGATTCCCTTTACTAAAATGGTTAATAACTCCATATCAAGGTGACATGCTTTCTGATTCTGAAGTGAAGTTCAATGAAATGTTGTTAAAGACACAAATGGTGGCGAAAGAAGCATTTGTGAGGTTGAAAGAGAACTGGAAGATCATTAAAGGAGTAATGTGGAGACCAGACAGAAACAGATTACCCTTGATTATATTTGCTTGTTGCATCCTGCATAATATACTTATTGATATGGAAGATGAAGTTCAAGAGAAGCACGTGTTCTCGCACCTTCAGGATTTGGATTACCGCCCAGTCCTTTGTAATTCGGATGATGACCAGAATGGTTTGGTTTTGAGAGAGAAGATTTCAGCTTATTTGTCTGGAAGATCAGTGCAATAGctgttttgtttcattttagtCTTTGGATTTTataccatttctttttcttatataaactaaaaatgaGATGAGACTgttttatttcataaattttggttAAAGCTCAAGGAATATGATAGTATTGttgctttatttttattttttttggtttttttatgcaatttgatttttgccattttttttgttgtgaAGATTATACTCGTCACTTACCTGCAAAACATGGAACCGGTACTGAAATGGGTGCCTTTTCTACGTGGTTTACATTAGTTACTAGGGCTCTTAAACTTGTGAAAGATGGAAGTAAACATTGAAGTTTGCAATTTTTATGCAGTACTTTTACTGAAAGCTAACAAACTACTGTACAATGTTTGATTTGCAACTTAGTGACAAGTTCATTCCTTGAAAGTGTTAGCAATCGCAAAGTTTATTCCTTAATCTTTGCATTATCTCATAGAAAGATTGTTTTGCAGTGAAGTAGCAGGTATAGTGGTTAAAATCCAGTTCAGTCACTACGTATACATTAAAAAGTGATTTTGCATGAAGATACGAAAACTGAAGCACTAATATGAGATCCAATCAACCTTTAGGTTTATCTAGTCGGTTCTTGATAGTTGAGTTTCTATATGAGATGTGTAAGCCATGTTCTGGTTTGAACCAACAAATCATCAAGATATATTATGTATTGAATCAACACGATATATTATGTATTGAATCAACAAGATATATTATGTATTGAATTAACATGACCCGTATAAAGTAAATTAACATGATAGGGGCGAGTTCATTTGAGGATCACAGGAAACTTAAAACTAGGAAGCCACTCAAAccatcagaaaaaaaaaaaggtccaAACGGCTTAGTAACACGTGTGATTATACACATTCACATGAGATTATAGTTTCTTGCAGGTGATTGTCCATTCTTGATTCAAGGCCCATATTGATTCAAGATTTGTTTTCGTGGTTCTCgaaaataaaagaatatgaaCCATCATTTGGTTAGCGTGCCTATCAGAAAAAATGAAACTCAACAATGCTTGATATTGATAGCCACCACAAAGCTTATTGAAAAGGAAGCTTTGACACAATTTTACACAAGGCTTACTATCCAACATATACTCAAACGGATCCATCATAATACTTGTCTTCCTTAGCGGTATTTATATTTGTAGGTTTTCATGGATACTTGTCTTCCTTAAACAAGTTAGCGCATCATGGCGTAGACCCCGAAAGGACATACACCTAAACACATAGCAGTGGATGCATTTGACAAACCACACCAGTTAAGTGTAAGCAAAAATAGCAGCTACCAATACTCGTATAATCATTATAGTTCCATACATAcattcaaacaaatatttttttctcaAGATGGAGCTTGGACATACGAAGCAGCTACCAAAACGCGTCATAAACACAAACCGTCTTGTAACGGCAGACCAACCTTGATAGCAATCTAATAACAACATATTTGTTGGTCAAGTCAAGTATATACAAGTTGTGGGGTGAATCCAAGATTTTAAGTCACGTGTTGCTGAACAATTACAAGATACTAACAAATGTACGTATTGGATAAAATAGAATGGTATATTTAGGctccattcttgagttttattttg harbors:
- the LOC122605565 gene encoding protein ALP1-like codes for the protein MGPINNKKLKSKKKQAMDVQSATTCSSSSLNLTPPLSQQQQHPSDWWPDFTKRFHGSLKESADSQTFESMFKMSMKTFDYICSLVKEKMMAKTTSLTDVNGNPLSLYDKVAIVLTRLGSGESLKWVGRSLNLNQTTVAQLTKRFVDTLIIQGLSHLEWSSTECAMDDIKRKLEKVGGLPNCCGAIDTTHVLMSLSNADRSTNVWCDREKNQSMTIQAIVDADLKFRDIVAGCPGRLTDEHIHKQSAFFERCKEGERLNGKKRKLSVGIEIEEYIVGSSGFPLLKWLITPYQGDMLSDSEVKFNEMLLKTQMVAKEAFVRLKENWKIIKGVMWRPDRNRLPLIIFACCILHNILIDMEDEVQEKHVFSHLQDLDYRPVLCNSDDDQNGLVLREKISAYLSGRSVQ